Part of the Augochlora pura isolate Apur16 chromosome 10, APUR_v2.2.1, whole genome shotgun sequence genome, TGTGATTCTTGCTTGAGGTAAGTTGCCCATAATATAATTGACGGGTGTCGGATTAGCTCGACGACAGCGGATACATTTCTGAATGGTGTGCCATACTTGGCTTCGACCATCGATTGGCCAATATGTCCTTCGTAATGAATATAGGGTGTGTTGGGTGCCCGCATGTAAAAGGTTCATATGTTCGTTTAAGATGATACACGTTGAAACGTGCGATTTTGGCAGAATAATGGGATGTTTTTGTGCAAACGTCAAAGTTGAATTCTGTAACCGACCTCCTACTCTGATAATGCCGTCTTGATCGATAAACGGActtagttttaataatttgttttggATTTCCTGGTCCGCTTGATGCCTAAGAGCGCGTAATTCCCTTTCGAAATATTTGGCCTGTAATAGCTTGATTATGGTGATTTTCGCTTGCGCCAACTCGCTGACAGTAATACTTCCCTTTGCAATCGGACCCGGCTTCCACCGTCGGCATAGTGCAATGATCCGCACCAATTTTCCCCACGATGAATACCGTTCGAGGATACTTGTGTCAATTGCTGTTGTTTTCGTAGCCAAGCAGGTAACTATTCTTTGCTCCGGATCTTCAGTACACGGGATTAGTTCTCGACTAGGCCAGAATGCTGATTCTTGTTTAAGCCATGGTGGCCCGTGTTGCCATATGGATGGTCGTAGAAAATCCTGGATAGTTTGACCTCGAGAGAGTAGATCTGCCGGATTATCTGCAGAGCTGACGTGGCGCCAATTGGAGATTGTGGTTTTTGCTTGTATTTCGGATACTCGGTTGGCGACAAAGGTTTTCAGAGTGTGCGGAGACGAGTTTAGCCAGTGAATAACAATTGTCGAGTCCGTCCAAAGAATTGTACGGTCGATTTGAATGTGTAATGCCTTTTGAATTGAATTGGATAAACCGGCGAGTAGCAATGCTCCGCATAATTCGAGTCGCGGGATTGATTGACTCTTTAATGGTGCAACCTTGGATTTGGCTGCGAGAAGTTCTACTTGTGTTTCCCCTTGTGTGTTTGTGGAACGAAGATATATACATGCTCCGTAGGCCTTCTCGCTGGCGTCGCAAAATCCATGAAGCTCGATGGTTGAAGCGGCAGTAATTATCGTTTTCCGGTGAAATTTCACGTTGTTAAGTAGTGGTAATTTTGTATAGTATTGTGACCATTCTGTATGTATACTCATAGGAAGTGATTCGTCCCAATCCACCTTCAACGTCCACAGTTTCTGGAGGAGGATTTTTGCGATGATAATTATAGGACCGAGGAGACCTAATGGGTcataaatttttgcaatttctgaGCTAATTATCCGTTTTGTGACGCGAGGTGTATGTGTAAGAGGTTTGACAGTGTAAGTAATAGAATCCTCCATCGAATCCCAGACAATCCCAAGCGTTTTTATTGTTGATGATTCGCCGAGGTGGAGTTTTTGATTGACGTTTTGATCACCCAACCCGTTTAACAATTCCTGATTATTAGAGGCCCATTGTCTGATGTTCAATCCAGCTGAACGGAGAAGTTGTGTCAATTCGTCTCGCAACGTGAGGGCGTCTTGTATCGTAGACGCGCCGGTGAGGGCATCATCTACGTAAAAATCCCGTTGCAGGATCTTCGCCGCTGCAGGAAAGCGGTGACCTTCATCTTGTGCCAGTTGCTTGAGGCATCGGATCGCTAAATATGGGGCGGCTGATAAGCCGAATGTCACTGTATTTAATTGATACGTCTTAATAGAATTGTCTGAGTCACGCCAGAGAATTCTTTGGTATTGTCTGTCTTCTGGGCGCACGAGAAACTGTCGATACATTTTTTCGATGTCGCCGGTGATGACATATTGGTGTACGCGAAATCGAAGTAAAATGCACAACAAATCATCTTGGATCTTGGGCCCGGTGTGTAACGTGTCGTTGAGTGAGATTCCGGTACTTGTGACTGCAGACCCGTCGAAAACTACACGTAGTTTGGTTGTATCGCTCGACATTTTGATAACTCCGTGGTGTGGAAGATAGTATCCCTGGTTAGATGAGTGTACCTCGGACATGTGTCCAAGATCGAGGTATTCTTGAATGACTGCTCCGTATTGCAGTTTCAACTCTGGATCACGTTTGAACTTCCGTTCTAATGCGCTGAGACGTTTCAGTGCCTGCGTTTCGGATTCTCCCAGTTTGgatttgtttttgttgaatGGAAGTGCGACAACATATCTACCTTCTGTGTTACGTGTAATGGTATCCTGATAATGTTGCTCGCATGTCGCTTCTGATTCGGATAGATGCTTCGATTGTGGACCTTCTTCCAATTCCCAAAAACGTGTTAAATCAAGGTTCAGTGTTGTGGTGTTGCATGTTTGTTTCCGAGTTGGTTGCGTGGTTGGCACACTTCCTCCGATGACCCATCCAAGCATCGTCTTTTGAAGGAGAAGATCCGGACCGCCTGGTTGCGCGAGATTGATTTGCCCTACGCATAATATCGATAGCGCGGTTCCAGCCCCCAGTAAGATGTCGACTGGTGCCGGTCGATGGAATTTTGAATCTGCTAATTCGATATTGCGGGGGATTCTGAGCGTTCGTCGATCGACGGTTTGATCTGGTACGACCGAAGCAATATttggtattattaaaaatgtgagGGTTCGATTGTATGTGCTAACTCTTGATTGAATGGTTGCCTGAACGGTGTGTTTGACTGTGGTAGAGAGAGAATTGAGTGCGCCTACAGAAACTGTGCATGGCTCTCGTGACAGACGGAGTTTTTTAGCAAGATCTTCAGTCATGAAATTGGTGGTGGAGCATGTGTCGATTAGAGCACGGCATGGAATCCTTTTATGATTGTTGTCGGTGATGTTAATTTGTGCTGTTACTAATAATTCGTTGGTATCGGAATTGACTATAAATGAGTATGCTTGAGTGGATCTGGGGATTTTATGCGCTGGTAGTCAGATTGATCTTGTTTGTTCGCTGATCGCGGTCTTTTCGTCGGGAAGTAG contains:
- the LOC144475486 gene encoding uncharacterized protein LOC144475486; protein product: MLGWVIGGSVPTTQPTRKQTCNTTTLNLDLTRFWELEEGPQSKHLSESEATCEQHYQDTITRNTEGRYVVALPFNKNKSKLGESETQALKRLSALERKFKRDPELKLQYGAVIQEYLDLGHMSEVHSSNQGYYLPHHGVIKMSSDTTKLRVVFDGSAVTSTGISLNDTLHTGPKIQDDLLCILLRFRVHQYVITGDIEKMYRQFLVRPEDRQYQRILWRDSDNSIKTYQLNTVTFGLSAAPYLAIRCLKQLAQDEGHRFPAAAKILQRDFYVDDALTGASTIQDALTLRDELTQLLRSAGLNIRQWASNNQELLNGLGDQNVNQKLHLGESSTIKTLGIVWDSMEDSITYTVKPLTHTPRVTKRIISSEIAKIYDPLGLLGPIIIIAKILLQKLWTLKVDWDESLPMSIHTEWSQYYTKLPLLNNVKFHRKTIITAASTIELHGFCDASEKAYGACIYLRSTNTQGETQVELLAAKSKVAPLKSQSIPRLELCGALLLAGLSNSIQKALHIQIDRTILWTDSTIVIHWLNSSPHTLKTFVANRVSEIQAKTTISNWRHVSSADNPADLLSRGQTIQDFLRPSIWQHGPPWLKQESAFWPSRELIPCTEDPEQRIVTCLATKTTAIDTSILERYSSWGKLVRIIALCRRWKPGPIAKGSITVSELAQAKITIIKLLQAKYFERELRALRHQADQEIQNKLLKLSPFIDQDGIIRVGGRLQNSTLTFAQKHPIILPKSHVSTCIILNEHMNLLHAGTQHTLYSLRRTYWPIDGRSQVWHTIQKCIRCRRANPTPVNYIMGNLPQARITESRPFTNVGVDYCGPFFIKERKLRNRGRVKVYVAVFVCLAIKAVHLELVSDLTSEAFISALRRFIARRGFCLNLYSDNGTNFKGATNEFRELRELLRSDDHREKITTFLTERAINWHFIPPQAPHFGGLWEAAVKSFKNHLKRVAGAELFTFENLNTLIIDIEAILNSRPLTPISSDPTDLLALTPGHFLIGDALTSLRERDFKDTPSNRLSAWQRVQQLKQQFWKRWHREYLNELTTRRKWTRGHHPITEGTIVLLREDNVPSMQWPLGRVIKIHPGSDGIVRTVTVKTATNVFDRSVKKLVPLPTQSDDQPGNIISNNS